The genomic interval gatCGACCAGTACGTACTCTATTTCGATCGATCCATCGTCAATGTTAGGCTCTCCGTCGTCGCCGGCTCCTCCGCCTCCTGTCGGTGCATGCAATGCAGCCAACGGGGGCAAGAAAAAGCGACGGCCGGCGGGAACTCCGGGTTAGTGTCTATATGTGTAAATGTTTGACTTGTTCGggaattgatgatgatgatgatgatgatgatgctgaTGATGATCGACTAGATCCGGATGCGGAGGTGGTATCGCTGTCGCCGAGAACGCTGCTGGAGTCTGACCGGTACGTGTGCGAGATCTGCAACCAGGGGTTCCAGCGGGAGCAGAACCTGCAGATGCACCGGCGGCGGCACAAGGTGCCGTGGAAGCTGCTGAAGCGGGAGGCTTCGTCGTCGTCGGAGGTGCAGGTGCGCAAGCGGGTGTTCGTCTGCCCGGAGCAGAGCTGCCTGCACCACGACCCTTGCCACGCCCTCGGCGACTTGGTCGGCATCAAGAAGCACTTCAGGCGGAAGCACAGCACCCACCGCCAGTGGGCCTGCGCCAAGTGCTCCAAGGCCTACGCCGTCCACTCCGACTACAAGGCGCACCTCAAGACCTGCGGCACCCGCGGCCACTCCTGCGACTGCGGCCGCGTCTTCTCCCGGTAGCTAGCTCCGAGGATCGTCGGAGACCTTAAATCTATctcgcaatttttttttttttttaatgatcacGGGTTGGCCGACCGGCTATGCAGAGTGGAGAGCTTCATCGAGCATCAAGACAGCTGCACCGCCGGAGGAGCCCGGATGCAGCTCCGCTTACCGGTGCCGCCGGCGTGTTTATCACGGACGACGGCGTCCAGTCCTAGCCCCTCTAGCGACGCCGACTTCACCCCCGCCGCGTCGCCTGCAGGACCCGCCGTCTTCAATCTCGGCGCCGACCGgccttcctcctctcggcccgtAATTCATCCGCACCAGTACTACCGCAGCGAGCTCCAACTCCTCCCTCCATCCTCCCCCTGGTTGTTATCTCCGGCGACAGACGGGAGGGCAGACGCCGCAAAATTGCAGCTTTCAATCGGCCCGCCGGCCGACGAGGAGGAGATGAAGCGGGCGATGGCGGACAAGTCGCTGGCCGACGAGGCGTGGCAGAAGGCCAGGAGGCAGTTGGAGCTGGCCAAGCTCGAGCTGGAGAACGCGCGGCGGATGCGGCAGCAGGCGCGGGTGGAGCTGAGCCGGGCGCACGCCATC from Zingiber officinale cultivar Zhangliang chromosome 6B, Zo_v1.1, whole genome shotgun sequence carries:
- the LOC121989863 gene encoding protein indeterminate-domain 16-like; the protein is MLGSPSSPAPPPPVGACNAANGGKKKRRPAGTPDPDAEVVSLSPRTLLESDRYVCEICNQGFQREQNLQMHRRRHKVPWKLLKREASSSSEVQVRKRVFVCPEQSCLHHDPCHALGDLVGIKKHFRRKHSTHRQWACAKCSKAYAVHSDYKAHLKTCGTRGHSCDCGRVFSRVESFIEHQDSCTAGGARMQLRLPVPPACLSRTTASSPSPSSDADFTPAASPAGPAVFNLGADRPSSSRPVIHPHQYYRSELQLLPPSSPWLLSPATDGRADAAKLQLSIGPPADEEEMKRAMADKSLADEAWQKARRQLELAKLELENARRMRQQARVELSRAHAIRDRAVRQVNATLMQVTCYACRQQFRAPAAGASEENNSVIVSHISSAVTEGEEDMANDHRNKHREKISQLLP